A segment of the Yersinia rochesterensis genome:
CTTCCGCTTCCGCGGCCATCAACATGCCAACCTAGACCCACTCGGTTTGTGGAAGCAGGAGTCTGTTCCAGACCTTGACCCTGCTTATCACCATCTGACCGAATCCGACTTCCAGAACACTTTCAATGTGGGTTCTTTTGCTATCGGCAAAGAAACCATGAAGCTGTCTGACTTGTATGCGGCCCTGAAACAGACCTATTGTGGTTCGATTGGCGCTGAATACATGCACATCACCAATACTGAAGAGAAACGTTGGCTTCAGCAGCGGATTGAATCGGTGGTCGGGAAACCCACATTCAGCGATGAAGAAAAGCGCCGCTTCCTGAGCGAACTGACTGCAGCTGAAGGTTTGGAGCGTTATTTAGGGGCTAAATTCCCTGGTGCTAAGCGTTTCTCACTGGAGGGCGGCGATTCGCTGGTCACCATGTTGAAAGAAATGATTCGCCATGCCGGTAAAAACGGAACACGTGAAGTGGTTCTGGGAATGGCGCACCGTGGCCGCCTGAACGTATTGATTAACGTGTTGGGTAAAAAACCGGAAGATTTGTTTGATGAATTCGCCGGCAAACATAAAGAGCATCTGGGGACTGGTGACGTTAAATATCACCAAGGTTTCTCATCCGATGTGGAAACCGAAGGCGGCCTGGTTCACTTGGCGCTGGCCTTTAACCCTTCACATTTGGAAATTGTTAGCCCAGTAGTCATCGGTTCTGTGCGAGCTCGTCGTGATCGTCTGGATGAAGCGCGCAGCAATATGGTATTGCCAATCACTATTCATGGTGATGCGGCGATTGCCGGGCAGGGCGTGGTGCAAGAAACATTGAACATGTCTCAAGCCCGTGGCTATGAAGTGGGCGGGACAGTGCGCATTGTTATCAACAACCAGATTGGTTTCACCACCTCGAACCCACTGGATGCGCGCTCTACCCAATACTGTACTGATATCGCCAAAATGGTGCAGGCCCCAATTTTCCACGTGAATGCTGATGATCCTGAAGCTGTGGCGTTTGTGACTCGTCTGGCGTTGGATTTCCGTAACACCTTTAAACGTGACGTGATGATCGACCTGGTTTGCTACCGCCGCCATGGGCATAACGAAGCCGATGAGCCAAGTGCAACACAGCCAGTGATGTATCAGAAGATCAAAAAACACCCGACGCCGCGCAAAATCTATGCTGACAAGCTGACTGAGCAAAATATCGCCAGCTTGGAAGATGCCACGGAAATGGTCAACCTGTACCGTGATGCACTGGATCATGGTGACTGTGTGGTGGAAGAATGGCGTCCAATGAATCTTCAATCCTTCACTTGGTCACCCTATCTGAACCACGAATGGGATGAAGAGTATCCAAGTAAAGTTGAGATGAAACGCCTGCAAGAGCTGGCGCGCCGTATCAGCCATGCGCCAGAAGCCATTGAAATGCAATCCCGTGTAGCCAAAATCTATGGCGACCGTGCTTTGATGGCAAGCGGCGAGAAACCATTTGACTGGGGCGGTGCTGAAACACTGGCTTACGCCACTCTGGTCGATGAAGGGATCCCCATTCGCTTATCTGGTGAAGATGCTGGGCGCGGGACTTTCTTCCATCGCCATGCGGTGATTCATAACCAGAAAAATGGCTCAGTTTATGTGCCATTGGCTAATGTTCACAGCGGGCAGGGCGATTTCCAGGTATGGGACTCCGTGTTATCGGAAGAAGCTGTTTTGGCGTTTGAATATGGTTATGCCACTGCAGAACCACGCACTCTGACTATCTGGGAAGCGCAGTTCGGTGACTTTGCCAACGGTGCTCAAGTCGTTATCGACCAGTTCATCAGCTCCGGCGAGCAGAAATGGGGCCGTATGTGTGGTCTGGTTATGCTGTTGCCGCACGGTTATGAAGGGCAAGGGCCAGAGCACTCCTCGGCACGATTGGAACGCTATCTGCAACTTTGCGCCGAACAAAACATGCAGGTGTGTATCCCTTCAACACCTGCACAGGTTTACCACATGATTCGCCGTCAGGCATTACGTGGTATGCGCCGTCCGCTGGTGGTGATGTCACCTAAATCATTGTTGCGTCATCCATTAGCAGTTTCTTCGCTGGATGAATTGGCTAATGGTAGCTTCTTACCCGCCATTGGTGAAATCGATGAGCTGGACCCGAAAGGCGTTAAGCGTGTCGTGATGTGCTCTGGCAAAGTTTATTATGATTTGCTGGAACAGCGACGCAAAAACGGGCAAACCGACGTTGCTATCGTGCGTATCGAGCAGCTTTATCCGTTCCCACATCACGCGGTACAAGCGGTGCTGGAACAATTTGCTCATGTGCATGATTTTGTTTGGTGTCAGGAAGAGCCGCTTAACCAGGGCGCCTGGTATTGCAGCCAGCATAACTTCCGTGAAGTGATCCCATTTGGCGCATCCTTGCGTTATGCAGGCCGTCCAGCATCAGCTTCACCGGCAGTTGGATACATTTCCGTACACCAAAAACAACAACAAGCGCTGGTTAATGACGCGCTGACTGTTGAATAGCGACCGGTTAACACATAAAGGATAGAGAATGAGTAGCGTAGATATTAATGTTCCTGACCTCCCTGAGTCTGTCGCCGATGGCTCTGTAGCAACCTGGCACAAGAAACCGGGCGATAGTGTCAAACGTGATGAAGTGCTGGTCGAAATTGAAACGGACAAAGTGATTCTGGAAGTTCCGGCGAGTCAGGACGGCATCTTGGATGTCATCTTGGAAGATGAGGGCGCGACCGTGCTCTCACGCCAGGTATTGGGCCGCATTCGCCCCAGTGACAGTTCCGGCTTACCGACGGAAGAAAAAAGCCAAAGCACGGAGTCAACTCCGGCTCAGCGCCAGACTGCTAGCTTGGAAGTTGAAAGCAACGATACTCTCAGCCCAGCGATTCGTCGCCTGATTGCTGAACATAGCCTTGATGCTTCGGCCATTAAAGGCAGTGGTGTGGGCGGGCGTATCACGCGTGAAGATGTCGATAGTCATCTGGCAAACCGGAAATCGGCTCCAGCCGCAGTGGAAACCAAAGTTGAAGCCGCCGCACCTGTAGCCGCTCTTGCTGGCCGCAGTGAAAAACGCGTGCCGATGACGCGTCTGCGTAAACGTGTTGCCGAGCGTCTGTTGGAAGCTAAAAACAGCACCGCGATGTTGACCACGTTTAACGAAATCAACATGAAGCCAATTATGGATCTGCGTAAGCAGTATGGCGAAGCTTTTGAGAAGCGCCACGGTGTCCGTTTGGGCTTTATGTCTTTCTATATCAAAGCGGTCGTTGAAGCACTGAAACGCTATCCAGAAGTGAATGCTTCCCTCGATGGCGAAGACGTGGTTTACCACAATTACTTTGATATTAGTATTGCCGTTTCTACTCCGCGTGGTCTGGTTACTCCGGTATTGCGTGATGTGGACACCATGGGCATGGCTGATATTGAGAAGAAAATCAAAGAACTGGCTATAAAAGGCCGTGACGGCAAATTGAAAGTTGAAGAACTGACCGGTGGTAATTTCACTATTACCAATGGCGGTGTATTCGGCTCATTGATGTCGACTCCGATCATTAACCCGCCACAAAGCGCAATCCTTGGCATGCATGCCATTAAAGACAGGCCTATGGCGGTAGAGGGTCAGGTAGTGATTCTGCCAATGATGTATCTGGCACTGTCCTACGATCACCGTTTGATTGACGGCCGTGAATCCGTTGGTTATTTGGTGACGGTAAAAGAGATGCTGGAAGATCCAGCTCGCTTACTGCTCGACGTATAAAAAAGATAAATGACAAGGTCAGTCTGATTGCAAGGTGTTGATTACCTGCCTCCGTGCAATCAGGCTACCTGGTAGGCTTCGGCTCAACTCAGACCTTATATGGATAGAACATCATGAATTTACACGAATATCAGGCAAAACAACTGTTTGCTCGGTATGGCATGCCAGCGCCAACTGGCTACGCCTGTACCACACCGCGTGAAGCAGAAGAAGCCGCATCTAAAATCGGTGCTGGCCCGTGGGTGGTTAAATGTCAGGTGCATGCTGGTGGTCGCGGTAAAGCGGGCGGCGTGAAACTGGTTAATAGCAAAGAAGATATTCGTGCTTTCGCTGAACAGTGGTTGGGCAAAAAACTGGTGACTTACCAGACTGATGCACATGGCCAACCCGTTCACCAAATTTTAGTTGAAGCGGCGACTGATATCGACAAAGAGCTATATCTGGGCGCGGTTATTGACCGTAGCTCCCGTCGGGTGGTGTTTATGGCATCTACTGAGGGCGGTGTTGAGATTGAGAAAGTTGCCGAAGAAACACCAGAATTGATCCACAAAATTGCCTTGGACCCATTGACTGGTCCGCAGCCTTATCAAGGTCGTGAATTGGCTTTCAAACTGGGCCTGACCGGTAAGCAAGTTGCTCAATTTACCAAGATCTTTATGGGGCTGGCGACCTTGTTCTTGGAACGCGATTTGGCGATGGTTGAGATCAATCCGCTGGTTATCACCAAGCAGGGCGATCTGATTTGTTTGGATGGCAAATTGGGTGCTGATGGCAACGCCTTGTTCCGTCAACCCGAACTGCGTGAAATGCGAGATCCTAGCCAGGAAGATGCCCGTGAAGCTCATGCTGCGCAGTGGGAACTGAATTACGTGGCGCTGGATGGCAACATTGGCTGCATGGTAAATGGTGCTGGTCTGGCCATGGGTACTATGGACATCGTGAAACTGCACGGCGGTGAGCCGGCTAACTTCCTTGATGTCGGCGGTGGTGCTACTAAAGAGCGTGTGACTGAAGCCTTCAAAATTATTTTGTCTGATGACAAAGTAAAAGCGGTTTTCGTGAACATCTTCGGCGGGATTGTGCGTTGTGACCTGATTGCTGACGGCATTATCGGTGCAGTTGAAGAAGTGGGTGTCAATGTGCCAGTGGTCGTTCGTCTGGAAGGGAATAACGCCGAACTGGGTGCCAAAAAACTGGCAGACAGCGGTTTGAATATCATTGCTGCGACCAGCCTGACAGATGCGGCTCAGCAAGTTGTAGCGGCAGTGGGGGCTAAATAATGTCTATTTTAATTGATAAAAACACCAAAGTTATTTGCCAGGGTTTTACCGGTAGCCAAGGGACTTTCCATTCCGAACAAGCTATTGCTTATGGCACA
Coding sequences within it:
- the sucC gene encoding ADP-forming succinate--CoA ligase subunit beta translates to MNLHEYQAKQLFARYGMPAPTGYACTTPREAEEAASKIGAGPWVVKCQVHAGGRGKAGGVKLVNSKEDIRAFAEQWLGKKLVTYQTDAHGQPVHQILVEAATDIDKELYLGAVIDRSSRRVVFMASTEGGVEIEKVAEETPELIHKIALDPLTGPQPYQGRELAFKLGLTGKQVAQFTKIFMGLATLFLERDLAMVEINPLVITKQGDLICLDGKLGADGNALFRQPELREMRDPSQEDAREAHAAQWELNYVALDGNIGCMVNGAGLAMGTMDIVKLHGGEPANFLDVGGGATKERVTEAFKIILSDDKVKAVFVNIFGGIVRCDLIADGIIGAVEEVGVNVPVVVRLEGNNAELGAKKLADSGLNIIAATSLTDAAQQVVAAVGAK
- the sucA gene encoding 2-oxoglutarate dehydrogenase E1 component; translation: MQNGAMKAWLDSSYLAGANQSYIEQLYEDFLTDPGSVDDSWRSIFLQLPTTGVKPDQFHSQTREYFRRLAKDPSRYNSSISDPENDAKQVKVLQLINAFRFRGHQHANLDPLGLWKQESVPDLDPAYHHLTESDFQNTFNVGSFAIGKETMKLSDLYAALKQTYCGSIGAEYMHITNTEEKRWLQQRIESVVGKPTFSDEEKRRFLSELTAAEGLERYLGAKFPGAKRFSLEGGDSLVTMLKEMIRHAGKNGTREVVLGMAHRGRLNVLINVLGKKPEDLFDEFAGKHKEHLGTGDVKYHQGFSSDVETEGGLVHLALAFNPSHLEIVSPVVIGSVRARRDRLDEARSNMVLPITIHGDAAIAGQGVVQETLNMSQARGYEVGGTVRIVINNQIGFTTSNPLDARSTQYCTDIAKMVQAPIFHVNADDPEAVAFVTRLALDFRNTFKRDVMIDLVCYRRHGHNEADEPSATQPVMYQKIKKHPTPRKIYADKLTEQNIASLEDATEMVNLYRDALDHGDCVVEEWRPMNLQSFTWSPYLNHEWDEEYPSKVEMKRLQELARRISHAPEAIEMQSRVAKIYGDRALMASGEKPFDWGGAETLAYATLVDEGIPIRLSGEDAGRGTFFHRHAVIHNQKNGSVYVPLANVHSGQGDFQVWDSVLSEEAVLAFEYGYATAEPRTLTIWEAQFGDFANGAQVVIDQFISSGEQKWGRMCGLVMLLPHGYEGQGPEHSSARLERYLQLCAEQNMQVCIPSTPAQVYHMIRRQALRGMRRPLVVMSPKSLLRHPLAVSSLDELANGSFLPAIGEIDELDPKGVKRVVMCSGKVYYDLLEQRRKNGQTDVAIVRIEQLYPFPHHAVQAVLEQFAHVHDFVWCQEEPLNQGAWYCSQHNFREVIPFGASLRYAGRPASASPAVGYISVHQKQQQALVNDALTVE
- the odhB gene encoding 2-oxoglutarate dehydrogenase complex dihydrolipoyllysine-residue succinyltransferase — its product is MSSVDINVPDLPESVADGSVATWHKKPGDSVKRDEVLVEIETDKVILEVPASQDGILDVILEDEGATVLSRQVLGRIRPSDSSGLPTEEKSQSTESTPAQRQTASLEVESNDTLSPAIRRLIAEHSLDASAIKGSGVGGRITREDVDSHLANRKSAPAAVETKVEAAAPVAALAGRSEKRVPMTRLRKRVAERLLEAKNSTAMLTTFNEINMKPIMDLRKQYGEAFEKRHGVRLGFMSFYIKAVVEALKRYPEVNASLDGEDVVYHNYFDISIAVSTPRGLVTPVLRDVDTMGMADIEKKIKELAIKGRDGKLKVEELTGGNFTITNGGVFGSLMSTPIINPPQSAILGMHAIKDRPMAVEGQVVILPMMYLALSYDHRLIDGRESVGYLVTVKEMLEDPARLLLDV